In one Thermodesulfobium acidiphilum genomic region, the following are encoded:
- a CDS encoding ATP phosphoribosyltransferase regulatory subunit, which yields MNNSLSGSVDMLPEEVLCRNLIEEKIKRFWERNGFVMVSIPVLENWDKLQVALDEKLIEKTIRFIDRFGGVSVLSPDLTVSIARMVSARKRNFTFPLKYFYLSDVFRVTSEHSVIRQCGVEIIGADKQTLADVELAVLIFMTLKEIGFNEIYLEIGNFEILKELLSLNILKNHKKSLFEAFLKKDWVALYCISNEIKDSKISNFIKNLPGLSGTPDEVFSKIDLVPEFLHPSVKNLEKISNEIKNAGVKHYINLSLINEISYYTGFIFQVFVPGLPSSIGGGGRYDDLYSLFGFDCPSSGFGIDLDKIYGVLKANYLKPINIDVLLCFNDGIPLHWVWNLAASYRDQCIRVEIDLKNREFNEALEFSKNKRAKRLVYISKLESSGVSGWIVDTHNENKERMTFC from the coding sequence GTGAATAATTCGCTTTCTGGATCTGTAGATATGCTCCCAGAAGAAGTTTTATGTAGAAACTTAATAGAAGAAAAAATTAAAAGGTTTTGGGAGAGAAATGGGTTTGTTATGGTTTCAATCCCAGTTCTTGAAAATTGGGACAAATTACAGGTAGCCCTTGACGAAAAATTAATAGAGAAAACAATTAGATTTATTGATAGATTTGGAGGAGTTAGTGTTCTTAGCCCAGATTTAACGGTTTCAATTGCAAGAATGGTTTCTGCCAGAAAGAGAAATTTCACTTTTCCATTAAAATATTTTTATTTATCAGATGTATTTAGAGTTACTTCAGAGCATAGCGTAATAAGACAATGTGGTGTTGAAATTATAGGTGCTGATAAACAAACTTTAGCTGATGTGGAACTGGCAGTTTTAATTTTTATGACTTTGAAAGAGATTGGCTTTAATGAGATTTATCTTGAAATTGGAAATTTTGAAATATTAAAGGAGCTTTTGAGCCTAAATATTCTTAAGAATCACAAGAAGAGCTTATTTGAAGCTTTCTTAAAGAAAGACTGGGTAGCACTGTACTGTATTTCAAATGAGATTAAGGATTCTAAAATTTCAAACTTTATTAAAAATCTTCCAGGGCTTTCAGGAACACCCGATGAGGTTTTTTCAAAAATTGATTTAGTTCCCGAATTTTTGCATCCTTCAGTTAAAAATTTAGAGAAAATAAGTAATGAAATTAAAAATGCAGGTGTAAAGCACTATATTAATCTTTCGTTGATTAACGAAATTTCTTATTATACTGGTTTTATTTTTCAAGTCTTTGTTCCAGGTTTACCAAGTTCTATTGGTGGTGGCGGCAGATATGACGATTTATATTCTCTATTTGGTTTTGATTGTCCTTCTTCAGGATTTGGTATTGATTTAGATAAGATTTATGGGGTTTTGAAAGCAAATTATCTTAAACCCATAAATATTGACGTTCTTTTATGCTTTAATGATGGAATACCTTTACACTGGGTATGGAATTTGGCTGCTTCCTATAGAGACCAGTGTATAAGGGTGGAAATAGATTTGAAGAATAGAGAGTTTAACGAAGCTTTGGAGTTTTCAAAAAATAAGAGGGCTAAAAGGTTGGTTTATATATCAAAATTAGAATCATCAGGGGTATCTGGATGGATTGTTGATACCCATAATGAAAACAAAGAAAGGATGACCTTCTGTTAA
- the hisG gene encoding ATP phosphoribosyltransferase, which translates to MLKIAVPKGVLFDPSLKLLKNCGYKIPSDFGRKLLIEDSNQQLSLIIVRPFDMPLYVEEGVVDVAFIGKDVIEETSMSCFEILDLGYGQCRLSVAVPGFSPYRSVEDFHSFIKVGSKYQNLSKKFFIEKGIQVRIFPLGGSVELSPIVGLSDAIIDLVSTGNTLKANNLIEIETILFSTSRLVVNDAKYRLKRKEINEFILRVKEVLDDIY; encoded by the coding sequence ATGCTTAAAATTGCTGTGCCAAAGGGAGTTTTGTTTGATCCGTCTTTAAAATTATTGAAAAATTGTGGGTACAAGATTCCTTCAGATTTTGGCAGGAAACTTTTAATAGAAGATTCAAATCAACAACTGTCTTTGATAATAGTAAGACCATTTGATATGCCTCTTTATGTAGAAGAAGGAGTTGTTGATGTTGCTTTTATCGGTAAAGATGTAATTGAAGAAACTTCAATGTCTTGTTTTGAGATCTTAGATTTAGGTTATGGACAATGTAGGTTGTCAGTTGCTGTGCCAGGTTTTAGTCCTTATAGATCTGTTGAAGATTTTCACTCCTTTATTAAAGTTGGATCTAAATATCAAAACCTCTCAAAAAAATTTTTTATAGAAAAAGGAATTCAAGTTAGAATCTTCCCACTTGGAGGATCTGTGGAGTTGTCGCCTATTGTAGGTTTATCTGATGCAATAATCGATCTCGTTTCTACTGGCAATACCCTTAAAGCTAATAATCTTATAGAAATCGAAACTATTTTGTTTTCTACTTCTCGTTTAGTGGTAAATGATGCTAAGTATAGACTTAAGAGAAAAGAGATAAATGAATTTATTTTGCGTGTTAAGGAGGTTCTTGATGATATTTATTGA
- the hisD gene encoding histidinol dehydrogenase, whose product MIFIDDFLLLKKEAELQRLWKRRSYFQDNKIFDEVKAIINDIKTRGLEAIKEYSKKFDDYDLSSGLIASEEEIVSQARLVPVDVSNALKHSAKRIKRYHESIKIKSFKYETEESESGFKWTPIENVGIYVPGGLAAYPSTILMTVIVADVAGVDNIYVCSKPNRGKINPYIASAVLACNSKKVKIVKLSGVQAISSMALGLGIKKVDKIFGPGNDYVSLAKKYFFGEVAIDMIAGPSEILIVSDGKTNPSWIAWDFLSQAEHDKNAKTGLISNEIGFLNEVMEKVKEYSLKVLNKHIVESSLQNSFFGFAPTLEDAISISNILAPEHLEIACENPDELFDKVQNAGTVFLGSLTCEPFGDYILGPSHVLPTSGSARYFSGINVYDFLKRTNFSRIKTKDALKNLLDASLIAEVEGFSAHKKAMLCRNE is encoded by the coding sequence ATGATATTTATTGATGATTTTCTTTTATTAAAAAAGGAGGCAGAACTTCAAAGATTATGGAAAAGGAGGTCTTATTTTCAAGATAACAAAATTTTTGATGAAGTAAAAGCAATAATAAATGACATTAAAACAAGGGGACTTGAAGCTATAAAAGAATATTCTAAAAAATTTGATGATTATGATTTATCCTCTGGTTTAATAGCTTCAGAAGAAGAAATAGTTTCTCAGGCAAGACTTGTGCCTGTTGATGTTTCTAACGCTTTAAAGCATTCTGCCAAAAGGATAAAGAGATATCATGAGAGCATTAAAATTAAATCCTTTAAGTATGAAACAGAAGAGTCGGAATCAGGGTTTAAATGGACTCCAATTGAAAATGTAGGTATATATGTACCAGGGGGATTGGCAGCTTACCCATCTACAATTCTAATGACAGTTATTGTTGCTGATGTTGCGGGAGTGGACAATATTTATGTATGCTCTAAACCAAACAGGGGAAAAATAAATCCATATATAGCTTCAGCTGTTCTTGCTTGTAATAGCAAGAAAGTTAAGATTGTAAAGCTTTCTGGTGTTCAGGCTATTTCTTCCATGGCTTTGGGTTTGGGGATTAAAAAAGTTGACAAGATATTTGGGCCTGGTAATGACTATGTAAGTCTTGCCAAAAAATATTTCTTTGGAGAAGTAGCTATTGATATGATAGCAGGTCCTTCTGAAATATTAATAGTTTCTGATGGCAAAACGAATCCGTCCTGGATTGCATGGGATTTTTTGTCGCAAGCAGAGCACGATAAAAATGCAAAAACTGGTCTGATATCAAATGAAATCGGTTTTTTAAATGAAGTAATGGAAAAAGTTAAAGAGTATTCTCTTAAAGTTTTGAACAAGCATATTGTAGAATCTTCACTCCAAAATTCCTTTTTTGGTTTTGCCCCTACCCTTGAAGATGCGATAAGTATTTCAAATATCTTGGCTCCTGAGCACCTAGAAATTGCTTGTGAAAATCCTGATGAGCTTTTTGACAAGGTTCAAAATGCAGGTACAGTTTTTTTGGGGAGTCTGACTTGTGAACCATTTGGAGATTATATTTTAGGACCAAGCCATGTTTTGCCAACTTCGGGTAGTGCACGTTATTTTTCTGGGATAAACGTATATGATTTTCTAAAAAGAACAAATTTCTCCAGAATAAAAACTAAAGATGCTCTAAAAAATCTTTTAGATGCCTCTTTAATAGCTGAGGTAGAAGGTTTTAGTGCTCATAAAAAGGCCATGCTTTGTAGGAATGAATAA
- a CDS encoding NUDIX hydrolase: MKEKEDKTYIEYVYSGKIIKVRREWIKIKKGSKQHRTWMEVVEFSNAVGIIALPNKEEILLVEQFRYAPHEKLLEIPAGKLNPGESPEDGAVRELIEETGYRAKSVKRIFSMYTTPGFTDEYMHIMVCEDLEYVGADPDEDELINVVKFNIKELEKMVLEGKIKDAKTVLAVLYLTRRQ; encoded by the coding sequence GTGAAAGAAAAAGAAGATAAAACTTATATAGAGTATGTATATAGTGGGAAAATTATTAAAGTGAGAAGAGAGTGGATAAAAATTAAAAAAGGATCAAAGCAGCACAGAACATGGATGGAGGTAGTTGAATTTTCTAATGCTGTAGGTATAATTGCTTTACCTAATAAAGAAGAGATTTTATTAGTTGAACAATTTAGATATGCTCCTCATGAAAAACTGTTAGAAATTCCTGCTGGGAAACTGAATCCTGGTGAATCTCCTGAAGATGGTGCAGTAAGAGAACTTATTGAAGAAACAGGATATAGAGCTAAAAGTGTCAAAAGGATATTTTCTATGTATACGACTCCAGGATTTACTGACGAATATATGCACATTATGGTTTGTGAAGATCTGGAATATGTTGGCGCTGATCCTGATGAAGATGAGTTAATTAATGTAGTAAAATTTAATATCAAAGAACTTGAGAAGATGGTTTTAGAGGGGAAGATTAAAGACGCCAAAACAGTGCTTGCAGTCCTTTATCTTACAAGAAGGCAGTGA
- the xerA gene encoding site-specific tyrosine recombinase/integron integrase, translated as MQSFILQEGSEALNAFVSYLFFIRGYSENTVNSYRSDVKSFFDVVKDKVSDIADIEKLLLYYSNHLISNNYKASSLERKLVAIKQFFIFSFQEGYYKGKIPDIVLPKKEKRLPFFLSREDVLNIFNFVSNSKPFTIRDLLIFKMLYFTGMRISELLNLKINSVNFETMDIRVFGKGSKERIIPFHHDILDLFNSYLIFRQENLKPKCENIFVNSKGRPLSRQYIWKMCRKVGNFLNLELHPHIFRHSLATHLLSGGASIKTIQEILGHESISTTQIYTHLVYEELKREYLRAFKNFDIDINPINKL; from the coding sequence TTGCAGTCCTTTATCTTACAAGAAGGCAGTGAGGCCCTAAACGCTTTTGTAAGTTATCTATTTTTTATAAGAGGATACTCTGAGAATACTGTAAATTCATACAGAAGTGATGTGAAATCCTTTTTCGACGTTGTAAAGGATAAAGTAAGCGATATAGCTGATATTGAAAAGCTATTATTATATTATTCAAATCATTTAATTTCAAACAATTATAAAGCCTCATCTCTTGAAAGAAAATTGGTAGCAATAAAACAATTTTTTATCTTTTCATTTCAGGAAGGCTATTATAAAGGTAAAATTCCTGATATTGTTTTACCTAAAAAAGAGAAAAGATTGCCGTTTTTTTTATCTAGGGAGGATGTCTTAAATATTTTTAATTTTGTTTCTAATTCAAAGCCATTTACCATCAGAGATTTACTTATTTTTAAGATGTTGTATTTTACCGGTATGAGAATTTCAGAGCTCTTAAATCTAAAGATTAATAGTGTTAATTTTGAAACTATGGATATAAGAGTTTTTGGAAAAGGATCAAAAGAAAGAATTATCCCTTTTCATCACGATATTTTAGACTTGTTTAATTCATATTTAATTTTTAGACAAGAAAATTTGAAACCCAAATGTGAGAATATTTTTGTTAATTCAAAAGGAAGGCCTCTTTCAAGACAATATATATGGAAAATGTGTAGGAAAGTAGGCAACTTCTTAAATTTGGAATTACATCCTCATATTTTTAGACATTCATTAGCAACACATTTGCTCTCTGGTGGAGCAAGCATTAAAACGATACAGGAAATATTGGGTCATGAGTCAATTTCTACTACTCAAATATATACTCATTTAGTATATGAAGAGCTAAAAAGGGAGTATTTAAGAGCATTTAAAAATTTCGATATTGATATTAATCCAATAAATAAATTATAA
- the pruA gene encoding L-glutamate gamma-semialdehyde dehydrogenase produces MKNCIARIPEPVNEPVYDYGVGSKERDKLKLALKDVASKKVEMALIIDGKEVKTENKIDVRCPHQHDVVLGQYYQASKEEIKLAIESAMKAKKNWAKVDFQERAAIFLKAAELLSTKYRYLMNATTMLSISKNVFQAEIDCVCELIDFLRFNVKFAEKIYEDQPISPKGFWNRMQYRPLEGFVFAVPPFNFVSISGNLPTAPVIMGNVSIWKPASSAVYPSYLFMKILQEAGLPDGVINFVPARGSDIGDLVFSSREFAGLHFTGSYETFNYMWKTIANNISNYITYPRIVGETGGKDFIFAHNSANTKSLITAIIRGSFEYQGQKCSAVSRVYMPKSIFNGFKDDFLNELSKIKMGTPEDFTNFINAVINRESFDKIRSYIDYAKNHNEARILFGGKCDDSVGYFIEPTVIVTKNPHFKTMEEEIFGPVVTFYPYDDDKFEETLYLCDKTSIYGLTGAIFAQDRNAINIATEILEFCAGNFYINDKPTGAVVGQQPFGGARASGTNDKAGSLLNLIRWTSARSVKETFNPPEHFEYPFMEER; encoded by the coding sequence TTGAAAAATTGTATAGCAAGGATTCCAGAACCTGTTAATGAACCTGTTTATGATTATGGGGTGGGAAGTAAAGAAAGAGATAAATTAAAATTAGCATTAAAAGACGTAGCTTCAAAAAAGGTTGAAATGGCATTAATTATTGATGGAAAAGAAGTTAAGACCGAAAATAAAATAGATGTTAGATGTCCACATCAACACGATGTTGTTCTTGGTCAATATTATCAGGCTAGCAAGGAAGAAATCAAGTTAGCAATCGAATCGGCAATGAAAGCAAAAAAAAATTGGGCAAAAGTTGATTTTCAAGAAAGAGCAGCAATTTTTTTAAAAGCAGCAGAACTTTTAAGCACAAAGTATAGATACCTAATGAATGCCACAACAATGCTTTCAATTAGCAAGAATGTATTTCAAGCTGAAATAGATTGTGTTTGTGAACTTATTGATTTTTTGAGATTTAACGTAAAATTTGCTGAGAAAATTTATGAAGATCAGCCCATTTCGCCAAAAGGTTTTTGGAACAGAATGCAATACAGACCTCTTGAAGGATTTGTATTTGCAGTTCCTCCATTTAACTTTGTTTCGATTTCTGGTAATTTGCCAACTGCACCGGTCATAATGGGGAATGTTTCAATTTGGAAACCAGCTTCTAGTGCTGTTTATCCTTCTTATTTGTTTATGAAGATTCTTCAAGAGGCAGGTTTGCCAGATGGAGTAATAAATTTTGTGCCTGCTAGGGGTTCTGATATAGGAGATTTAGTTTTCTCTTCAAGAGAATTTGCTGGTCTTCATTTCACAGGAAGTTATGAAACCTTTAACTATATGTGGAAAACAATAGCCAATAATATCTCGAATTATATAACCTATCCAAGAATTGTTGGGGAAACTGGTGGTAAAGATTTTATTTTTGCTCATAATTCTGCTAACACTAAGAGTTTAATTACTGCAATTATTAGAGGTTCCTTTGAGTATCAAGGTCAAAAGTGTTCTGCTGTTTCAAGAGTTTATATGCCAAAATCAATTTTTAATGGCTTTAAAGACGATTTTCTTAATGAACTAAGCAAGATAAAAATGGGAACTCCTGAAGATTTCACAAATTTTATAAATGCAGTTATAAATAGAGAATCATTTGATAAAATAAGATCTTATATCGATTATGCAAAAAATCACAACGAAGCCAGGATCTTATTTGGTGGGAAATGTGATGATAGTGTGGGATATTTTATAGAACCTACCGTTATAGTCACTAAAAACCCTCACTTTAAAACTATGGAAGAAGAGATTTTTGGTCCTGTGGTGACTTTTTATCCTTATGATGATGATAAGTTTGAAGAAACGCTCTATTTATGTGATAAAACAAGTATATATGGGCTAACTGGTGCTATATTTGCCCAAGACAGAAATGCTATAAATATTGCAACTGAAATTCTTGAGTTTTGTGCTGGTAATTTTTATATTAACGATAAGCCAACAGGTGCGGTTGTAGGTCAGCAACCCTTTGGTGGAGCTAGAGCAAGTGGGACGAACGATAAGGCAGGCAGCTTGTTAAACCTCATTAGATGGACAAGTGCAAGGTCTGTTAAAGAAACTTTTAACCCCCCAGAACATTTCGAATACCCTTTTATG